Sequence from the Chanodichthys erythropterus isolate Z2021 chromosome 12, ASM2448905v1, whole genome shotgun sequence genome:
GACAGCCCTAAGTCTCACGCAACAAACAGTGTGAGAAACAAACAACTTTGTTTAGGACAAACAAATTTGGCAGAACACGGGCTACCCACAAagagaaaaacataaaaacaaagtcACAGGAGTGATTGTCAGATTTTAACAAAgctttgtgttatttcatcgCATTTTCTGCCTGGCTCTTATTGTTGTCCTGTTGTCTCTCAGCTTGTATTGACTGTGCTTTATATTGTTAGTCCACTACGATCGAACCCCCGCAGGCGCCGGTGAACTGTCCAGGGATGTCTGAGAAGCACGTCGAGTTAGAGAGGCGAGAGTTGGGTCGACTAGGGAAGAAGGCGGGAAAAGTTTGTACCAGCCAATGACATTGCTGGAGAGGTCCAGCTCCTCTAGTAGGATTTGTGCAACTCCCATGAAGGATTTGTGGTCCATTCGCCCATAATCTCCCCAGACAATTACCTAATAGGATGAAATCGAcagattgtttattaattcatcAGTGGATAGAACGTAATCAAAGTTAATAATATCTAATCTCACCAATGTGATATATTTAAACTAgacaattttctttttcatgcAGCCCTGGAGGGCTTCAATGACATTTTCTCACAGACGTTTTCAACTGCCTCATCTAGTGGATTGAATCTCAGGATCTGCAAATAGAAACTAAATGtagaaaaaagtcaaataagCCGCATGACTCACTTGTAACACTTTACCCTGTGGACTTTCTTCAAACTGCAGTGCTTGCTGGTACAGCGGGTCGAGTGTCTTGCGTGCAATTTTTGTCTTCTTCTTAGCTACATACGCCCCATTGTGTAGAAGATAGACTTTGACATATGGAGCTTTGATTGAATAGAATGGATCAAATTAGGCAGGTATTAAGACAATGCATACTGACTTTACTGAACATATCAAGTATGACTAGTGTTCTGTATCACCTAGAATTATGTGGCTGAATAATATGATACATATGGAGTTTGAATCACAAGCAGTGAGTTCACAGTAGAGCAGAAAGGACTCACCAGGGAGTGATTTGGATCCTGGTTTTTGGATGAGACCTCGTGCTCTTATCACCTCCACCTCCAGCTGGCCTTTCTTATTCACCATGCCAATCTGAATGTCACCTGGATATCAGAGAATATGCAAATGAAACCAATCactaaaaatgtcaattttatttaaatggtaCATTTGCTTAATAGACTTAttcaaatgattcataaaaaaataaataaaaataaaacattatttgacaTACTGCAATTTCCCTAGGCAGTTACCTTTTGTATTTCGGACTGAAGTAAATTAGGGATGTAAATTTAATGTATAGTATTTAGTACAAGTGGTCAAAGATGTCCATATGACAgactgatgattaaaaaaatagcaTAGATGGATCACTGAAAAGCATTCACCGTGAACAGTCTCTAAAAACCTGATTGCTTGTTCAATGATATGGAAATAAAGTAAATTCTAAAGCAAATTTTTGCACAGTATTGTCTTTTCTTTTGTCTGCCTCGATAACATGATgccttaaaaggttagttcacccaaaaatgaaaataatgtcatttattactcaccctcatgtcgttctacacccgtaagacctttgttcatcttcacaaattaagatatttttgatgaaatccgatggctcagtgaggccttaattgccagcaagacaattaacactttcagatgcccagaaagctacaaaaaacatatttagtacagttcatgtgactacagtggttcaactttattattataaagcaacgagaatactttttgtgcaccaaaaaaacaaaacaatgacttttcaacaatatctagtgattgcagatttcaaaacactgcttcgaagctttacaaatcttttgtttcgaatcagtggttcggagtgccaaagtcacgtgatttcagtaaattaggctttgttacgtcataagtgttttgaaatttcaatagttcacgtgactttggcagtttggtAGGTGATCCGAACcaatgattcgaaacaaaagattcataaaggtttgaagcaaatcggtcatcactagatattgttgaaaagtcattattttgtttttttgccgcacaaaaagtattctcatcgcttcagaacattaaggttgaaccaatgtagtcacatgaactgttttaaatatgtctttagtagctttctggacatctgaaagtgttaattatcttgctggcaatggatgcctcactgagccattggatttgatcaaaaatatcttaatttgtgttccaaagatgaacgaagctcttacgggtgtggaacaaaatgagggtgagtaataaatgactgaattttcatttttgggtgaactaactctagAACTAACTAAATTATATTAGTTCTTGGCTAATATGTACAGTATGCAGTTGCTTGTGTAGATAATCCAATTAATCACAATCAGTTACAtataattgaattaaaaattgTAAACAATTTACAGCAAATGGGATACGGATTGGATGCTACAAGGGAGAAAgagttttttaaaaagattaaaaaaataaaaataaaaaattcttacCAATTGCCGGTGTGGCTAGGGTTTGTCGACCAACTAGTTGAGCAGGGCCCAGTCCATCCAGGAAGTCACTGAACTGAGTCTCGACTCGAACTGCTGGAAAAATTGGACTGACCAAGACAAACATTGTAATAAAATAAGGTGTTGTTCTTTCTGACTTATAGTAgattaataaaagaaaataaaataaaaaaataatctagtAATGGGATCGGAGCATTTTGGAAATAAAATTCTGTTTAATTAGTCTTTTTTAATGATCAGTGTACCCAAAGTATGTGGGTTTGTATGCAAGAATTTTGTTCCCACAAACTTGAagcatgtttacatttttaaccATAATGGCAATGCCTGACTGACTGTTGTCAGGCTAACAGGAATGGCACTTAAGCAGGCTGCTATTTCTAGACAATAATAATTCCTTGTTTAAGATAGGACATTTcagaatgggaaaaaaaaaaaaaaaaaaaaacagaaagtgTAAAATTGTGTTGGATTATTGTAAATACAGGAACAGGAAATTGCTCCAACTGACCATTGCTTTGGGACAGACATGTACATACAAGAACTAGCAACTGGTATGAAAAGATAAGAACAAATTTTTCCATGTTATTTTAGAGAACACGTAACAGATGTTTGGAAAAGTACGTGACCAATGCAGTGtctatactaaaaaaaaaaatcctgttctCATGGGTGGATAGGATACAtaaatttaaaagtataaaaaatatatataatctaaTAAAGCATAAGAAGGAAACTTACCTGCCCTCTGAGTTGTAGCTGTTCATGCTTCCGTTGTTGGATTCTCGGCTGGGTTGACGACTCATATTCCTCTGCAATTCCACAGCCATTCCCGTCTCCTGACTGCGCTGGATTGTCCCTTGACTGCCCTTCGACTTCTTATTGGATGCCTCTGAAGATGGACAGATTCCACAAACAATCAGGAAATGTACTTTTAAGACTTTTAAGAGAAGTTTGTATCATTcatttggagaaaaaaattGGCATCTCTCCTACATAATTGTCTGTGATCAAGTTTTAAAGAGTTCATTGACATCATGTCCTTTCTAAACAACTCTGGTCAAGCTGCAAACTATCTCTTTACCATGCTACATCCTTTTTGATGTTTGAAGCAGACAGCGAAATAATTTGACAGTGCTTGTAGCTCCCACTGGGATGTGAGCTAACCGTACTGCGTTAACCACCCCActttatccctttaaaaaaagggggggggggggtggttGGGTCATGTCTCATCCTGAATCTCCTTGTCTGATTACTTAAAACAGAGAGAACAAAATGCTGTTCCCCCGCAGGTCTTTTCCTCTAATGTGCTTTCAAGACTTTTTCAAAAGGAACAAGCTCTGAGGCAGTGACATGAGTCGCCCGATGGAAAGTCTTATTATACCAAACAATGCAGAGTTAGTCCTGACATCTGAAAGCACTAAAATGGCCACAGGTTTGATGAGGACAACCCATAGCTAAAGCAAACATTTGTAGCGAGATACTGATCAATGGCTGAAACAGGAAAAGTAGGCTTGATGTTTATGACTGCATTTTGAGTGTCCTCTTGTGTTGTCTAGtgaaaacactttaaaaaaaggttttgttcggtaacctaaaaaaaaaaaaaaaaaaaaaaaaagtttaatttaagtCAATTTTGGGGTCTTTTTTGGGATGGGAAGTAAGGAGTTGTAGTCACTTAAGCTCACCTAGgctgcattaaattgataaaaaaaatacagtaatattgtgaaatattattacaatttaaagtataactgttttctatattcctgtgatggcaaagttgaattgTCAGCAACCATTACGCCAGTTTTCAGTTTCACGCTaaccttcataaatcattcaaaTAGGCATATTTGGTGCTGAAGAAACatgtattatgtttttttttgttattattgttgttgttttttttttgtttttttttaacatattgttttaatatattatatatatcttccaaggggttttttccctactaggacttttttcccagtgctagcacgctgggtttttctcctaggggtttttttccacccctgggagtcagccgacattggcttaatgtagcaccatcttgtatatgttacatattaccacgcttgtttgtacagcttatttttaaccacttccctttttttctgtgcttctaatatgtaaagctgctttgaaacaattaccaattgtaaaagcgctatataaataaatttgacttgacttgacttaatatttttgtggaaaacattgcatccatattaatttctttaaaaaaatattactgaccccaaacttttgaacagtagtgtagatTACACCAATACAACTAAAttttaacaaatgttttcaaatcGGCTCCATAAGCTCACAATTGCctgttatttattgtttgataaaaaataaaaaataaaatcttgcatttttaatgcacataaaattttatatagggaataaaaacaattactgatttacaataaaaatacaatgaaaGAGCACTCACAGTGTATttaatttctgtaaaaaaaaaaaaaaaagtcaaaagacTGAAAagtataaaattattaaatgcccatgagaaggatgcaatactgaATAATGCAATAacagaaattgcaaagttaaggcatgaccattggacagtaaaacgctcattgggtcagcaggatcgacaaaaacaggtggagaagaaaagacacatgttaaccGCAACAGAATTATGAATTagggtgaagaattaagtgtgaaatcATCAGGAACCATTTAGTCTCCAGCgtcaccattttccagaactgcaacctacctggaaTCACATGCTGAATTGTACATGAAGACTGAGATTGAGTGACTCTTGAAGGAGCACTACATCCTCTTGTatcactgtttgaagaatttattatccaaaaatatgatcagtgtatatatatattagggttGGGAACCaagtgtttttttaaaagaactgtAACCGTGCAATATTTCTAAGTTTCGTTCCAGAAACGGTTCTGGTGTGATGGATGGGCAAAGTGTGGGGAGCGTGTCCTTTAATAGAGACGTCGCACCTCATAAATATTATAGCAATGAATGCACTGAAAAGCCCTCGCGCTACTCATATAGCCTACGTCAGATATcgagagacagagaaagatgCACAAAGCTGCACGATTGATCTTGATTTCATCACCCACATGATctaattcctaaatgacaatgattcaCCCGTGTAGGCTATGTTAAATTTCTGAcaaaaatcaaattttcaaaacattcaaatgTGCATTCGCGCTGGCATTAACCTAGAGTGCAGATGTCATGTTTAGATATAAACAGCTTCATGAACAACCTTTTCAAACACACAGTATTATTATTTCTGTTACAAAAATAccaattatcacagaagtatacaaaagtttattattcagATAGAAACGCTGATGTTAcagatcaaaataaaataaatcacctTCTGAAAGTAACTGGACTTTAAATAAGGACTGTATCGATTGCATTGTTaggccactaggtggcaacaaattactgttaaaaatgtttctatcactgaatcattctttcaGAAACAAGTGAGGTCTTTATGAATCcaacttacaaaaatattctgtttcacctgTCTGGTTCAAGCATCTTATTTGTGTTGAATTtgtgataacactttacaataaggttcatttgttatGAACTAAccataaataatacatttgttactttgttgatctttgttaatgtaagttaataaaaaatacagcagttcatactgttcatgttagtttacagtgcataaactaatgttaacaaatacaactcttgattttaataatgtattagtaaatgttgaaattaacatcaacaaagattaatgaatgctgtagaaatgcagttcattattagttcatgttaatgtagttaactaatgttaactaatgaaccttattgtaaagtgttagcgAATTTCTTGAGATTAACAATCTGTTAAATTCATTTTACAagaataataaacacaaaaagaaCTGTTTGAGTTGAGTATTGTGCATTTTTTCCCTTACTACTATTTTTTATtggttgtttaattattttaatggaaTCGGAACCGGAACTGGAAATTTTCTTACGATTATATAAGTAGTATTGTGGTATTATTggttaatataaaattaattaaccAATAACGACCAAATGGCCTTGGTTACATCAGCATAAAGTAGGAGTTTCAATGTTTGGTGTCTACGATTCTTTTGTTATAGACAACTACAGCCACTGACCTGTTTGACTGATCTGTGAGGTGCTTCGGCTGCGGCGGTTTCCCACAATAGCCACAAATCGAGCATTGAGGCTGGAGCGACGCTTTTTAGCTCCAGTTCCAACTGTTCCCAGGGCAGTGTCAGACTGGCTGCCATCTGTTCGCTCTGATGTATTGATATCACCACTAACGCTTGTGCTTTTTAGCATACTCCGACCAGAAGAGGCTCTGACTTGACTGTAagcaagagaaagaaagagtcaAAAAGAGATGAAAAGTTGAGACAAATTACTTAATCCAGTATATAAAGGTAATAGTGAGACACTAACTGTTGAGAACCATATTCAAGATCTTAATGCTTTATTATTTTTCAAGGTGTTTTTACAACACTGCCACATCACTGATTCTAATCTTAGCACACAATAATAGCTGgttttgtccaatcaaattaTTTTGTGCAAGCCAGTATGGAAGAGAGAATATACAACATTTGTTGTTGGACAATATCATCTGCTTCTCTATATGAAATTATGTTGAATCATGACACAGTAGTCAAAACTAGTCGACAACAGTTTAAGACCCCATTACATCCCTTGACAAGCACAGTTTTATTTCCTGTGTTTTTGAGtgagacataaaaaaaaagaaagccaATAGCCTTTTGTTGATCTCATGAATCGCGATTTGCTACTTTGTTGCAGGTGGAATACAAGTGTAAGTAGGCTACCAGAAGTAAAAATCTCAGATTTCTAAACATTAAAAGACAGACTAACTGTGAGCTACGAGGTTGTTAAACAATGATATATGTTTTTGTTGAAGCCATTGGCTTACATTATAGAAACATATTTTTTACACAATCAAGTTCAGCAGCAtaattcctggtgaaaaactacactACCCATAATTATGCAAACATCTCCACCAGTCAGAGAATCAAAGTGGTCTCTTGAATTACTCTTAAACTACTTAAACATTTGTATTCATAGTATGCATAATTTTGCAATAAATGTAATTGTTctctaaatatataatataaccaAACATCTTTACATCAATAGTTTTATAGTTCTTCacaatttttatttgattatgcCATTTTCAATgattcatgggattgtagttctttaaCTGACGCAATTAAGTACATAGTCTTGTACCTTTGGATTTTTGTCCGATTTTTAATCAAAGATTATAATGTTGATATACCTTGTAGCTGGTAGGTTTGGTTCATGGCTAATAACTCTTAAACTTAACAAGCATTTGtgaagtaaactttttttttttttaaatgcccatGGAAAATATTCTGGGGTAGGGATATTCTCATTCTTATAGtaagcatttgattggacaaaatGCAATGAATATCAATATTCTGATCTATTTTCCTGTAAGAGACTGTACAGTTTAAAAGTCTGTGCCTACTTAAAGTGAATTATGTTTAGGAGTACACTAGTTAACACATAGTGCCTCACAAAGGCGTTTTAATTCATAAGATCCTTAAAACTTGATTTACATCTGATTTAATAGAATTGTGATCATTACAAAGCAACATGTttggatcagttgtgcaaactgTCTATATTATGACACAGCAGCACACTTTGACAGTGCAGCCATGTCCTATGCTGCCCCCTGGGGGTTCGGAGGAGCTGCCGTGTATCTGCACCCTCTGAAGGTGTCAAGGTACTGCAGGACTGTCCAGTTGCACTCTCCCCATCATGTCTACACCCTAATCTCCTGTCTGTAGGACATAGGGTGGGGATGGGAAGTAAGGAAGTGGGTCTCTCTTCCACGGGCTGGAGGGCAGTGACAGAGGGGTGAGCAGACAGGGTTCTGGGTTTGGGAAGATCCAGTGCTGGCTCAGTATTCAAGCATGGGAGGTATGAGGTGAGGCATGCAAAGAGGGATCTAATACACACAATACAATACAAAGGACACACATGGACAAACACAGAGTGGCATGTGAATGTagcaaaacacaaacaaatgaaatCAAACAGCATGCACAATGAACCTTGTCTCAAAACTATATACATGATCTTTTTAAGACAGCAgaaaatattattccagtgCCAATATGAGTAGTTGATGTCTCTTTTTGGTAAAAGTAAgatatattcatttaaaaaaatatcagtaTAAGGTACATaatatcaaagactatagaataacacaagacgtgtcactcatattgttttgaatgggagaaagtgtaacgcgcaatatggcggaataagtcctgccttctaaataagagccaatcgccgactggtaaagtcatcgcgtcacttcagcggccgttagaatcactggtttctatagaaacagtcagacgcgcgcctccgaagcatttaggtctgcgcatgcgcattagcttgatccagcctgaaaaatacagttttttgtcatgattcgagcgtttagaaactaaatttatgagccggttgttgttagatttcattggtgatttcaaatacgaaatttaatcgtaaggttggtgaaacagttttggagaatttgatgtttccccattcaaagagatggcatgatgcccaggatgcccgagaggtgtttcaaagatggctgccgagtgaaatgacttgtcttaaagggactttgataatATACATAATTAAGGTGTATACTTGATGCATTTTATATATGGATTATAATTATAAAGAATTAGCTTaacaaataaaatagttttagacAGAGTATAGTATATCACAATATACACATCAACTTGCCAAATTTATTTCATGTTAACCACCCATGTTTGTTTGAACCAAGCAGACTTCATCCACAGTGACACCTAGTGTGTGGCTTTAAACTGAtatataactaaaaataaaataaaaactgaatatatataaatggtTAGTGAAGCCCAAAATGTGTCAGAGACAGCAATAAATAGAAAAGACAGAAAGTTCAATTAAGGCATTTAATTATAGGATATGTACATGCTCTACTTTTTGAAGAGAAGGAATGCTCTTTATccccttttcatttttttcatcgTCATTGCCTTCTTTCTATGTAAATTAGTCTTATTATAGAAAAAGTAAGTGTTATTAATGTTGCACTATTACCACATATGATATGCAGGTGGTAAATGGAATTTCATTTGAGAGggtttttcttctttctttctttttttttttttacattttctactGATCATGGCAGCAGTAATTCATCAAATGAGGATCAAAAGCTTGTGAAGAACGCTATAACTGGGCATATGTCCAGTCGGGCAGATAGTCAGGCAtactttttgcattttaaagagCTGACTACAGTGTCTGGATCACTGGGATCATAAAGTCCCAGTGAAGTATGACATATTGGGGTAGTCAGCCAGTCTGCTACATGAGGAAGTTTATATTTCAATTTTCTGGGCACTGTTACTTGATTTGCATAGTTCCCTATAGCAAATCAGATGGTAAAACAATGCAGAATGTGCATACAAATAAACAGCActatcagcataaataagatTGCTGAATactaaatgttgtttttgttgtttctgaTATTAGGTTATAATAAGGTTTTATCCGGTGGTGGCTGAGGTGAAGACATGGGCAGGGGGAGCTGGTCCAAGTTACCTCATATCTCCAGCCACCGTATGGCGTCTGCGTTTAAGCTCCTCAGAGAAACGTCTCTTTCCCAGACTCCTCCTGTTGTCTGTCCCATTCACCCCCCATGAAATCCTTCTCTCCTTCTTCTCTTCTCCTTTACAACTCTCCAACGACTTTGACCTTTGACCCCCAATGCAATATGCATGCATGCAATAAAGCACAAGCCGTGATAGCAAGAAAGGTAAATCATGCAGgaaataaaattgtttaaaaagttaCAAGCCATGCACAAGACAAACAGCTAAAAGCATGCAAATGTCAAACacaattaataacaaaaaagaaaTATCACAACCTGAGGacacatataatttttttgaccTGAATTGAGTAATAATTCTGCAATTTTACTAGAGAAAAATATTATGATTTGTTGGAGAGATGAATAAGCATTGTAAGaaacaataatataatttaatgtgACCGAATAGAATATGATTTTTCAGAGTATGTAAAAAGAGAGCTAAAGAGAGACAAAGAGTAAAATGTagaaaaactattttaactattttgCACTATTTTTTCTCATCTCCTATACAAACATTAAGTATGTGTGTATTCTGACCTAAGTCTTTTTCTTTGCCTGAATAGACAGCTGGGATACAGGTTCACCAACCCATTTGTGTGTGCAGGCAGCGCAGGTacataatgagcagcaggtgcaatGCAATCCTttggttttcgctgaggagcagAACAGGTGACTCGGTGTGCAGCGGGTACAGCGGCTGTGGCGATGGGACGTAAgtctc
This genomic interval carries:
- the rims1b gene encoding regulating synaptic membrane exocytosis protein 1 isoform X5 — encoded protein: MRVPSYRPGSSSSFGHDPEAELKNRRDMYKDQRRSCDNMSARSSDSDMSDVSAISHASSASRLSATSYMSIQSERPHGRMSQVRASSGRSMLKSTSVSGDINTSERTDGSQSDTALGTVGTGAKKRRSSLNARFVAIVGNRRSRSTSQISQTEASNKKSKGSQGTIQRSQETGMAVELQRNMSRQPSRESNNGSMNSYNSEGSPIFPAVRVETQFSDFLDGLGPAQLVGRQTLATPAIGDIQIGMVNKKGQLEVEVIRARGLIQKPGSKSLPAPYVKVYLLHNGAYVAKKKTKIARKTLDPLYQQALQFEESPQGKVLQVIVWGDYGRMDHKSFMGVAQILLEELDLSSNVIGWYKLFPPSSLVDPTLASLTRRASQTSLDSSPAPAGVRS